A region of Sulfurovum sp. DNA encodes the following proteins:
- a CDS encoding FAD-dependent oxidoreductase, with protein sequence MNIAIVGAGLAGRIVALNLLRTNQDITITFFDKGSKEGVGAAGFTAAGMLAPYAELETAESVIFDLGHRSIELWPDLLKEIGLFDGYQQKGTIITAHSQDMGELEHFIGILQRKVETAEKIKILDSIQIKDMEPDLYIHQKGFYIPDEGLIDAQRFIAFSVNYFNRYENIYFREYTPVKKIETGKVYTKEGVEVFDWVFDTRGLGAKEYFHDLRGVRGEVMWVEANDINISRPTRLMHPRYKIYIVPRGNGCEGIDLEYCSDCKLSQTIGYKRYIIGATEIESEDMSPISVRSSMELLSALYTVHPNFGEARVVHSETNCRPAFKDNLPRVENEKGLTRINGLYRHGYLLAPAIVEKALEEGFFK encoded by the coding sequence ATGAATATTGCCATTGTAGGTGCTGGTTTAGCAGGGCGTATTGTTGCACTTAATTTGCTACGAACCAATCAAGATATTACCATTACCTTTTTTGACAAAGGCTCCAAAGAGGGGGTAGGTGCTGCAGGTTTTACCGCTGCTGGGATGCTTGCTCCTTATGCAGAATTAGAGACAGCAGAATCGGTCATTTTTGATTTAGGGCACCGATCTATCGAGCTTTGGCCTGATCTTCTAAAAGAGATAGGGCTTTTTGATGGGTATCAGCAAAAGGGTACTATCATCACTGCACACTCTCAAGATATGGGAGAGTTGGAGCACTTTATTGGGATATTGCAACGTAAAGTTGAAACGGCAGAAAAGATAAAAATATTAGACAGTATACAGATAAAAGATATGGAGCCTGATCTTTATATCCACCAAAAAGGATTTTATATTCCAGATGAAGGTCTCATTGATGCACAACGCTTTATAGCATTTAGTGTAAATTATTTTAACCGTTATGAAAATATTTATTTCCGTGAATATACACCAGTAAAGAAGATAGAAACGGGAAAGGTTTATACTAAAGAGGGTGTTGAGGTATTTGACTGGGTTTTTGATACACGTGGACTGGGTGCCAAGGAATATTTTCATGATCTTCGTGGTGTACGTGGAGAAGTGATGTGGGTGGAAGCAAATGATATTAATATTAGTCGTCCAACTCGTTTAATGCACCCACGTTACAAGATTTATATTGTCCCTAGGGGAAATGGCTGTGAGGGGATTGATTTAGAGTACTGTTCTGACTGTAAGCTTTCGCAGACTATAGGTTACAAGCGTTATATTATAGGGGCAACAGAAATAGAAAGTGAAGATATGTCGCCTATTTCAGTGCGCTCTTCAATGGAATTACTTTCAGCACTCTATACAGTGCATCCAAATTTTGGTGAGGCACGTGTGGTTCATTCAGAAACAAACTGCCGTCCAGCATTCAAAGATAATCTCCCACGTGTTGAGAATGAAAAAGGATTAACACGCATCAATGGGCTTTATAGGCATGGATACTTGCTTGCACCAGCAATTGTTGAAAAAGCCCTTGAAGAAGGTTTTTTCAAGTAA
- the thiC gene encoding phosphomethylpyrimidine synthase ThiC: MTTTVTNETKSTFGTNEEIITRDPLPGSEKVYISGKIHPHIKVPMRKITLTNEEELLVYDTSGVYTDPNIEIDVTKGIDPIRKEWIKVRGDVESYEGRIVKPVDNGYNTDEQLEFVTAGSKGLYRTPLCAKKGKNVTQLHYARQGIITPEMEFIAIRENQKLEWTKSYLEDRERNGRLNGEHFGANLPEVITPEFVRKEVAEGRAVIPLNINHPEVEPMIIGRNFLVKVNSNIGNSATTSSISEEVEKMVWATRWGSDTVMDLSTGKNIHTTRDWILRNSPVPIGTVPIYQALEKVGGVAEDLTWEIFRDTLIEQAEQGVDYFTIHAGLLLHHVPMTAKRVTGIVSRGGSIMAKWMIHHHKENFLYTHFEKICEIMKAYDITFSLGDGLRPGSVADANDEAQFAELKTLGELTSIAWKHDVQVLIEGPGHVPMHMVKENMEKQLEYCHEAPFYTLGPLTTDIAPGYDHITSGIGAAMIGWYGTAMLCYVTPKEHLGLPDRDDVKEGLITYKLAAHAADIAKGHPGAIARDHAMSKARFEFRWVDQFNIGLDPERAREYHDETMPMEAAKTAHFCSMCGPKFCSMKISAEVRDYAATQEGKLSPEEIQEGMDEMSIKFQDLGGEVYISSEQIKDNQ; the protein is encoded by the coding sequence ATGACAACCACTGTGACCAATGAAACTAAGTCAACTTTTGGTACAAACGAGGAGATTATTACACGTGATCCATTGCCTGGTTCAGAAAAAGTTTATATTTCAGGTAAAATTCACCCCCATATCAAAGTACCTATGCGAAAAATTACACTTACCAACGAGGAAGAACTTCTTGTTTATGATACTTCCGGTGTCTATACTGATCCCAATATTGAGATTGATGTTACCAAGGGAATTGACCCTATCCGCAAGGAGTGGATCAAGGTGCGAGGTGATGTGGAGTCTTATGAAGGGCGTATCGTTAAGCCCGTTGACAATGGATACAATACTGATGAACAGCTTGAATTTGTCACTGCTGGCTCCAAAGGACTATACCGCACACCGCTATGTGCAAAAAAAGGCAAGAATGTTACTCAACTACATTATGCACGTCAGGGGATTATTACACCGGAGATGGAGTTTATTGCCATTCGTGAGAACCAAAAACTAGAGTGGACTAAATCTTATTTAGAAGACAGGGAGCGCAATGGTAGGCTCAATGGTGAACATTTTGGTGCTAATTTACCAGAAGTAATTACACCAGAATTTGTTCGCAAAGAGGTTGCTGAAGGACGTGCGGTAATTCCTTTAAATATCAACCATCCTGAAGTAGAGCCAATGATTATTGGGCGTAATTTTCTTGTGAAAGTTAATTCTAATATTGGGAATTCTGCTACTACATCGAGTATTTCAGAAGAGGTAGAGAAGATGGTTTGGGCAACCAGATGGGGGTCTGACACGGTAATGGATCTCTCTACAGGAAAAAATATTCATACCACCCGTGATTGGATACTGCGTAATTCCCCAGTACCCATCGGTACAGTACCAATCTATCAGGCGTTAGAGAAGGTAGGTGGAGTTGCTGAAGATTTAACATGGGAGATTTTCCGCGATACACTGATAGAGCAGGCAGAGCAGGGAGTAGACTATTTTACTATTCATGCTGGTTTACTGTTGCACCATGTCCCAATGACTGCTAAACGGGTTACGGGTATTGTTAGTCGCGGTGGATCGATTATGGCAAAGTGGATGATTCACCACCACAAAGAGAATTTTCTCTACACTCATTTTGAAAAGATTTGTGAAATCATGAAAGCCTATGACATTACCTTTTCGCTTGGTGATGGATTGCGTCCTGGTTCCGTAGCAGATGCCAATGATGAGGCACAGTTTGCAGAACTAAAAACATTAGGTGAGCTGACTAGTATTGCATGGAAACATGATGTTCAGGTGCTCATTGAAGGTCCCGGACATGTTCCGATGCACATGGTTAAGGAGAATATGGAAAAACAGCTTGAGTATTGCCATGAGGCACCATTTTATACACTTGGTCCGTTAACAACAGATATTGCTCCAGGGTATGATCATATTACTTCAGGTATTGGTGCAGCAATGATAGGATGGTATGGTACAGCAATGCTCTGCTATGTTACTCCCAAAGAGCATCTTGGACTGCCTGATAGGGACGATGTGAAAGAGGGGCTCATTACCTACAAGCTTGCTGCACATGCAGCAGATATTGCCAAAGGACACCCTGGTGCTATTGCTCGCGACCATGCAATGAGCAAAGCACGGTTTGAGTTTAGATGGGTTGATCAGTTTAATATTGGACTTGATCCTGAACGTGCACGTGAGTACCATGACGAGACTATGCCGATGGAGGCAGCAAAAACTGCCCATTTCTGTTCTATGTGTGGACCAAAGTTTTGTTCCATGAAGATTTCTGCTGAGGTACGTGACTATGCTGCTACACAAGAGGGAAAACTCAGTCCTGAAGAGATACAAGAAGGGATGGATGAGATGAGTATAAAGTTTCAGGATCTTGGTGGGGAAGTATATATCTCAAGTGAACAGATAAAAGATAATCAATGA
- the thiS gene encoding sulfur carrier protein ThiS encodes MYIILNGESKVIEPQTTITHLMKQFNYEIGIGAVAVNMVFIASGNYDKTILKEGDKVEVLAPVCGG; translated from the coding sequence ATGTATATTATATTGAATGGCGAATCTAAAGTAATTGAGCCACAAACAACCATTACTCATTTAATGAAACAGTTTAATTATGAAATAGGTATTGGTGCAGTGGCTGTTAATATGGTTTTTATTGCTTCTGGTAACTATGATAAGACTATACTAAAAGAGGGAGATAAAGTGGAGGTACTTGCGCCAGTGTGTGGTGGATAG
- a CDS encoding thiazole synthase: MTKHMGSSENIWKIGGKQLTSRMFIGSALYPSPAIMEASIRVSGAKVVTVSLRRQGVNKDTGKSFWHIIKTLGVEVLPNTAGCHSAREAITVAQMAREVFKTNWIKLEVIGDQYNLQPDPYETVEAAKVLTKEGFEVFPYTTDDLVVAKKLVDAGCKILMPWGSPIGSGKGLMNPYNLKVIRKTFPHMPLIIDAGIGKPSHATMAMELGYDGILINSAVALAQDPKVMAKAFALAVQSGRMGYEAGVMQERDLASPSTPTVGTPFWHQNI; this comes from the coding sequence ATGACCAAACATATGGGAAGCAGTGAAAATATATGGAAGATAGGCGGAAAACAGTTGACATCACGAATGTTTATCGGCTCAGCACTCTATCCATCGCCAGCAATTATGGAGGCTTCTATTAGGGTTTCTGGTGCAAAGGTGGTTACTGTATCGTTGCGTCGTCAAGGAGTCAATAAGGATACCGGAAAGAGTTTTTGGCATATCATTAAAACACTTGGTGTGGAAGTGTTACCCAATACTGCAGGGTGTCACTCTGCTAGGGAAGCAATAACGGTTGCACAGATGGCACGTGAAGTGTTTAAGACCAATTGGATAAAACTAGAAGTTATAGGCGACCAGTATAATCTTCAGCCTGATCCATACGAGACGGTTGAAGCAGCAAAAGTATTGACAAAAGAGGGTTTTGAAGTCTTTCCTTACACAACAGATGATCTTGTTGTTGCCAAAAAGCTAGTTGATGCGGGATGTAAGATTCTGATGCCATGGGGGTCTCCTATTGGTTCAGGAAAGGGGCTGATGAATCCTTACAATCTTAAAGTAATACGCAAAACTTTTCCTCATATGCCACTCATTATTGATGCGGGTATTGGTAAGCCTTCACATGCAACCATGGCAATGGAGTTAGGGTATGATGGTATCTTGATTAACTCTGCTGTAGCATTGGCACAGGATCCTAAGGTAATGGCAAAAGCATTTGCATTGGCAGTTCAATCTGGACGCATGGGATATGAAGCAGGAGTAATGCAGGAGCGGGATCTGGCATCACCATCAACACCAACGGTTGGTACACCATTTTGGCATCAAAATATATAG